A part of Ursus arctos isolate Adak ecotype North America chromosome X, UrsArc2.0, whole genome shotgun sequence genomic DNA contains:
- the NDP gene encoding norrin, producing the protein MKNHVLAASFSMLSLLALMGDTDSKTDSSFMMDSDPLRCMRHHYVDSISHPLYKCNSKMVLLARCEGHCSQASRSEPLVSFSTVLKQPFRSSCHCCRPQTSKLKALRLRCSGGMRLTATYRYILSCHCEECSS; encoded by the exons ATGAAAAATCATGTACTAGCTGCATCCTTTTCCATGCTCTCCCTGCTGGCGCTAATGGGAGATACGGACAGCAAAACGGACAGCTCCTTCATGATGGACTCGGACCCTCTGCGCTGCATGCGACACCACTATGTCGATTCTATCAGTCACCCGTTGTACAAGTGTAACTCAAAG ATGGTGCTTCTGGCCAGGTGTGAGGGGCACTGCAGCCAGGCATCACGCTCTGAGCCCTTGGTGTCCTTCAGCACTGTCCTCAAGCAGCCCTTCCGCTCCTCCTGTCACTGCTGCAGGCCCCAGACCTCCAAGCTGAAGGCACTACGGCTGCGCTGTTCGGGGGGCATGCGGCTCACGGCCACCTACCGGTACATCCTCTCCTGTCACTGTGAGGAGTGCAGCTCCTGA